TATTCCGATATCGAGCTATGCCGTTCGATTTATGAACAATCGGAGGATCGGGGAATCCTCCTATGCAATCCTGCCGAATTTTTAGAACAGGTACACGGGGAATTAGATTGCAGTTAGCGATACAGGAGTAAAAATTGTTTAAAGGAGCATAAAAAAATGGAGCGCCACCATGCTCCAATTTTTTATTGCTTGTGCTTGCTATATTAATTTTAAAATATGGCCGCACCATGACAACCACGTATCCGGAACCCTTCGCTACAGAATGATCTCCTGCACCGGCATGCGCAGGCTGACCGGACGGGGATATTGATCAACATACCCGACACGCAGCAATACTTGCACCGCGCCGTGAATGCCTAACGTCGCCGGCAGCTCCATGGCGGTAACTGTCTCCTCTAACGCCTGGGTCATGGGATGAAGTGCTATGTTCCTTTCCCTCATGGTGAGCCAGATTCGTTGCAGTTCCCGTCCGGTTTGAATTAACTCAGGAATGGTGGTGTCTTTACTGGTAAGGACCAACCACCCGCTGCCGCCAGCCACTTGTTCTTTTATTTTTCTGATGGTTGCGTCGCGGAATTCCTTTTCCAGTACCGATTGGCGCGTATAAAAATTTTTCACATACCAGCGTGACATCCCTTCAATTTCCATAGTCTCCGGAGTCAGTCCATTTCTATAGCGCCGGCTTTCCTGGCTGGACCAGCGAATCCATTCTGCCAATTCCTGTTGAGCGGGGTCACGATAGGCCTGCCATTCATTCGCCAGGACAGTACCTTCCGCCAGGACCTTGCCTTCCCTTGTGTTTCTTGGATAATAAAGTGCCTTACCTTGATACGCTCCGGTCATTAACTCAATATCCTCACTACTTAGCGCTTTTGTTAGAAAATGACTTCGCAACGTCCTGCGTGATTCAATCTGTGAAAGACGAGACTCGCCAAGATAGCCGGTCTTATGTAAGGTTACACCAGCAATTTCCGGGTCCTTTGTACTTTGGGCGATAATTTGGATGTCAGCTTCATAGCCTTTGCTGCCTGCCGCCGTTACCAGGTTTTCCAGGAAGGCTCCGATGGAGATCATCGTTTCCCGGTTTTCCGGATCAACAACAGGCAGCCAGCGGGAAGCAGCAGTACCGATTATCCAGTGATAACTGCTAAT
This portion of the Propionispora hippei DSM 15287 genome encodes:
- a CDS encoding Acg family FMN-binding oxidoreductase, whose translation is MNRRQFIAYSGSALALAGGFSLYNSLEQLQPIEREKPVNYPAGLEPELADLLYYAALAPSGHNTQPWTVRVISSYHWIIGTAASRWLPVVDPENRETMISIGAFLENLVTAAGSKGYEADIQIIAQSTKDPEIAGVTLHKTGYLGESRLSQIESRRTLRSHFLTKALSSEDIELMTGAYQGKALYYPRNTREGKVLAEGTVLANEWQAYRDPAQQELAEWIRWSSQESRRYRNGLTPETMEIEGMSRWYVKNFYTRQSVLEKEFRDATIRKIKEQVAGGSGWLVLTSKDTTIPELIQTGRELQRIWLTMRERNIALHPMTQALEETVTAMELPATLGIHGAVQVLLRVGYVDQYPRPVSLRMPVQEIIL